A window of Blattabacterium cuenoti contains these coding sequences:
- a CDS encoding sigma-70 family RNA polymerase sigma factor, whose product MRQLKITKQVTNRESESLDKYLHEIGKIPLLTPEEEVQYARKARNGDASAIDKLVNANLRFVVSVAKQYQNQGLSLCDLINEGNLGLIKGILRFDETRGFKCISYVVWWIRQAILQAIAEQSRSIRQPTNKLALLNKILKTFSQLEQELHRNPTPREIAEYLKMNEKDVEESIKNSGRHVSMDAPLVEGEDSNLYDLVRSDESPRPDEDLEKESLRKDIQRILETLSERERRVIVLHFGLNGAPPMTLEEVGQSCDLTRERVRQIESIALKRLKHSSRSKILKPYLG is encoded by the coding sequence ATGAGACAACTGAAAATAACTAAACAAGTCACTAATAGAGAATCTGAATCTTTAGACAAATATCTTCATGAAATCGGTAAAATTCCTTTATTAACACCAGAAGAAGAAGTCCAATATGCTAGAAAAGCTAGAAATGGTGATGCATCGGCAATAGATAAATTAGTTAACGCTAATTTACGTTTTGTAGTATCTGTGGCAAAACAATATCAAAATCAAGGATTAAGTCTTTGTGATTTAATCAATGAAGGAAATTTAGGATTAATCAAAGGTATATTACGTTTTGATGAAACAAGAGGATTTAAATGTATTTCTTATGTTGTTTGGTGGATAAGACAAGCAATTTTACAAGCAATAGCTGAACAATCTCGTTCTATTAGACAACCTACTAATAAATTAGCATTATTAAATAAAATATTAAAAACTTTTTCTCAATTAGAACAAGAATTACATAGAAATCCAACTCCTAGAGAAATTGCAGAATATTTAAAAATGAATGAAAAAGATGTTGAAGAATCTATTAAAAATTCAGGTAGACATGTTTCTATGGATGCACCGTTAGTAGAAGGAGAAGATTCTAATTTATATGATTTAGTAAGATCAGATGAATCTCCTAGACCAGATGAAGATTTAGAAAAAGAATCTCTTAGGAAAGATATTCAAAGAATATTAGAAACTTTAAGTGAAAGAGAAAGACGTGTAATTGTATTACATTTTGGATTAAATGGGGCACCACCAATGACTTTAGAAGAAGTTGGCCAATCCTGTGATTTAACTAGAGAAAGAGTTAGACAAATTGAAAGTATCGCTTTAAAAAGATTAAAACATTCCTCTAGAAGTAAAATTTTAAAACCTTATTTAGGTTAA
- the tpiA gene encoding triose-phosphate isomerase, which yields MKKKIIIANWKMNYNFYDTTHFLRHLLKFFNHEKEIEKNHQKIIIAPSYPFLHISNQIVQGTNIHIAAQNIHDMEKGSYTGEVSAIMLKSIGINNVILGHSERRTYFNETNKILLEKIYIALKNRLKIIFCIGETLNERNNNKQFISIQKQLEQTIFICSVKEIENFIIAYEPIWAIGTGEVPYYHEVQKMHNHIRLLFKNKYGKFVSDKIHIVYGGSITELNCKEFFKQKDVDGGLVGNSSLNINKFLSIIKAS from the coding sequence ATGAAGAAAAAAATTATTATTGCAAATTGGAAAATGAATTATAATTTTTATGATACAACTCATTTTTTAAGACATTTATTAAAATTTTTTAATCATGAAAAAGAAATAGAAAAAAATCATCAAAAAATAATTATTGCACCATCTTATCCATTTTTGCATATTTCAAATCAAATTGTACAAGGAACTAATATTCATATTGCTGCACAAAATATCCATGATATGGAAAAAGGATCTTATACTGGAGAAGTTTCTGCGATAATGTTAAAATCTATAGGCATTAACAACGTAATATTAGGACATAGTGAAAGACGAACATATTTTAATGAAACAAATAAAATATTATTAGAAAAAATATACATCGCATTAAAAAATAGATTAAAAATTATTTTTTGTATAGGAGAAACATTAAATGAAAGAAACAATAATAAACAATTTATTTCAATACAAAAACAATTAGAACAAACTATTTTTATATGTTCTGTCAAAGAAATAGAAAATTTCATCATTGCTTATGAACCAATATGGGCAATAGGAACAGGGGAAGTCCCATATTATCACGAAGTTCAAAAGATGCATAATCATATTAGATTGTTATTTAAAAATAAATATGGTAAATTTGTGTCTGATAAAATACATATTGTATATGGTGGGAGTATTACTGAATTAAATTGTAAAGAGTTTTTTAAACAAAAAGATGTAGATGGTGGACTAGTTGGTAATTCTTCATTAAATATAAATAAATTTTTATCTATTATTAAGGCCTCGTAG
- a CDS encoding nucleotide modification associated domain-containing protein: MNNISIHVVINNCKKLFKTKLKNYDMSWKYIDNYSIIDLIIAKTIRIINIQKKGFQIVKEETIENTYMDVINYIIIIMIKLNINDNDKISYHDIIYIYTQKLEKICNIIEHKSQFEYVSLNQMLKNLLYLKNNKNKILSHELEEMAFKILYITILLYLIFKSMNINEEKNYYCKLENEL; this comes from the coding sequence ATGAATAATATTTCAATCCATGTTGTCATTAATAATTGTAAAAAATTATTTAAAACAAAATTGAAAAATTATGATATGTCATGGAAATATATTGATAATTATTCTATCATAGATTTAATTATTGCAAAAACCATTAGAATCATTAATATTCAAAAAAAAGGATTTCAAATTGTTAAAGAAGAAACAATTGAAAATACATATATGGATGTTATTAATTATATTATTATTATAATGATAAAATTAAATATAAATGATAATGATAAAATTTCATATCATGATATTATTTATATTTATACACAAAAATTGGAAAAAATTTGTAATATTATAGAACATAAATCACAATTTGAATATGTTTCTTTAAACCAAATGTTAAAAAATCTTTTGTATTTGAAAAACAATAAAAATAAAATATTATCCCATGAATTAGAAGAAATGGCTTTCAAAATATTATATATAACTATTTTGTTATATTTAATATTTAAATCAATGAATATAAATGAAGAAAAAAATTATTATTGCAAATTGGAAAATGAATTATAA